From Sphingobacterium bambusae:
GTGGATTAAAATTAAGACCGTATCATCTTATTATCTGACGCAATTTCGATTCTTTAATAGTAAGGAAGAAGAAATTAAGTTATAAAAAGAAATTGAAAAAGGGTAACACGAGCTGTTGCCCTTTTTTTATGTCGTTACTTTAGAGAGATTCCTCTTTAATAATTTCCAACATTGCCTTCAGCTTTGCTTCTGTGGAATCCTCATTTAGCCAGTGTATCTTGACGCCATCCTTTTCCATTTTCCGAAAAAAGGTCATCTGCCTTTTGGCATACCGGTGTATCTCTGTTTCGAGCTTCGTAAAGTAGCGCTCTCTATCCATGTCTCCCAAAAGGTACATGGAACTGTATTTGTATTCGAGTCCATAGAATTGTAGCTCGGCGTGTGTTACACCTTCTGCCAACAGCTGTTCGACTTCTTGTATCATTCCTCCGTTCAGCCTTGCTTTTAGTCGCTCGCTGATGCGTTGCCGGCGAAGGTCAAGCGCAGGATCTAGGCCGAAAACCAGCGGATTATAGATTACGGCTTCTTTCGCTGGCAGGAATCCGCTCTTCAGCGCCTCCAAGATCTCCAAGGCGCGAACTATTCTTTTGTGGGAGCTGTAATCTATTTTAAAATCGGTTGGGATGTCGTACGTTGCTAACTTCGCCTGCAAGGTAGGTTTGTCCAAAGAGACCAACTGATCTCGAAAGGATTGGTCAACCGGTACCTGTATATAAGGCTGTTTCACGATGAGCGAATGCATGTACATGCCCGTTCCACCGACGGCGATCGGAGCTTTACCTCTTGCAATGATGTCTTGATAGGCCGTGTGGAAATCACTTTGAAACTGTGCGATATCGTAGCGCTCTTTCGGATCTCGGATGTCAATGAGATGGTACGGGATGTTCCCATAGGCGTCAAGATCTTTTCCGGTACCAATATCCATACCCCGATATACTTGCCTAGAATCGATGCTGATGATCTCGCCGGCAATCTCCTTGGCAAAAGCTATGGCCAGTGCTGTTTTGCCAGAGGCTGTCGGTCCCAAAAGGGTATATAAAAAATGAGGAGGGGTTGTTTCCCCCTCCTGCATGTTATCGTTGATTGTCTGTTTTATCACAGTACAAATTTAGTCCATTTTTCATTGCTCTCGTTGCTGGCAACTACATTTTGTACAAAGGCCATTCCACGAACGCCATCCTGTACGGAGGGAAAATCCAGTTCTTCTGGTGTAGGTGTTCTGCCTTCCCTTTTTGCGCTCGCAGTAGCTGCGAAGTTTCTGTAGATGTTTGCAAAGGATTCCAGCAGGCCTTCCGGATGTCCGGCAGGGATGCGCGTGTTGTGCGTCGCGAAAGAACTTAACGTGTAGGGAGCAGCATAAGCATTTCCCGTGCGGTAGATCTGACGTGGCTGATCCAGCATTTTGATGATCAGGTTGTTTGGGTCTTCATTGGCCCATTCTAAACCACCTTTTTCTCCGTAAATACGGAGCCTTACTGCATTTTCTTCGCCGGCAGATATCTGCGAAGCCATTAACACACCTTTCGCTCCATCTTCAAAGCGTAATAATACCGATCCGTCATCATCCAGCAAACGGCCTTCCACGAATGTTGTTAAATCAGCACAAAGCTCCGTGATGCGAAGGCCGGTGACGTACTCAGCAAGGTGCGCAGCATGTGTTCCTATATCGCCCATCACCAAGGATAAGCCTGATTTCTTTGGATCGGCTCGCCAAGCAGCACCCGCATTTCCTTCTCTCTCGGATAATCGGCTCAACCATCCTTGCGGATATTCCACCACAATTTTACGGATCTTGCCAAAGTGTCCGTCTTTTACCATCGCTTTGGCTTGTTTCACCATTGGGTAGCCGGAATAGGTATGCGTCAAGCATAGCGTACGTCCTGTGCTCTCTACAATTGCTTGCAATTCTTTTGCTTCATCCAAGGTAACGGTCATTGGTTTTTCAACAACGACGTCAAATCCATTTTCCAAAGCCAGCTTTGCTGGGCCGAAATGCAAAAAGTTTGGCGTAACGATGGTGAGGAAATCCATGCGCTCTCCCTCAGGAAGTGCGGCTTCCTTGCTTATCATCTCCTCGTAATTGGCGTAAACTCTATCAGGAGCAATAAAAAGGTCTTCACCCGATTGTCTGGAAACTTCGGGGTCTACGCTGAAAGCTCCGCAGACCAGTTCTATTTTTCCATCCATAAAGGCTGCAATACGGTGAACCGCGCCAATAAAGGCGTCCTTGCCCCCGCCAACCATACCCATACGTAATTTACGTTTCATAAGATTGTCTTCGTTTTTAATGTTTTTCTAGGCTAAATATACATATCGAAAGTGGGTTTTCATAATCGGAGAACCAACTTTGTGCTTCCGCTATTGCAAACGGAATAGCTCTCGTCGGCATGCTTTAGAGGCGCGTCGGCGGGACTCGTAGTCGACGAAATTTGACGTAATCCATTGACGATAAGGTAGCATTGCGGAGCGATCTCGCCAACCTCTTTGAAGCCTAGTGTTGCAAGATTGGAATCTTGCGACCAGTCTCGATCCACATAGGTCATGATATCGTTGGGCTGAAAATCTTTTATGAAGGATTTAAGCAGTTTGGATAGCCCTCCGACAACCCGAAAGTTTGATTTGTGGCAAAAACGGATCAGCTCAAAGGAGCGGTAGCCTTCGTGCTGGTCGCGCATCCGTCTTCCGCCGCTGAAGATAGCGACCGACAGCAGTTCGCCGTCCTGAAATAGACCATAGCGATATTTTCCCGGGATCGCCATTTGGAGGTGGTGTTCATCTAAAAAGTTGATGCTTACGCGTTTGTCGATACGGGCAACAACCGTTTTCCTAGCGTATACGACCTGTCCATTGCCATACAGTGAAGCAAGTCTCGCGCAGAGTTTGTCGACATCTGAGACAACCTGATCGTAGTCGATGTGAATGGTTCTATTCAGAGCATTAGGCAAACGCTTTTCTACACCTGGTAGATAAATGATTACAGATAAATCCAATTCTGGAGCATGCAAGGTTATAGTACTCTTCTCGAATTTCTTCGTAAAAGTCGTTCCTAATAGTTTTTCTACAGTTGTTATAA
This genomic window contains:
- the miaA gene encoding tRNA (adenosine(37)-N6)-dimethylallyltransferase MiaA — translated: MIKQTINDNMQEGETTPPHFLYTLLGPTASGKTALAIAFAKEIAGEIISIDSRQVYRGMDIGTGKDLDAYGNIPYHLIDIRDPKERYDIAQFQSDFHTAYQDIIARGKAPIAVGGTGMYMHSLIVKQPYIQVPVDQSFRDQLVSLDKPTLQAKLATYDIPTDFKIDYSSHKRIVRALEILEALKSGFLPAKEAVIYNPLVFGLDPALDLRRQRISERLKARLNGGMIQEVEQLLAEGVTHAELQFYGLEYKYSSMYLLGDMDRERYFTKLETEIHRYAKRQMTFFRKMEKDGVKIHWLNEDSTEAKLKAMLEIIKEESL
- a CDS encoding Gfo/Idh/MocA family protein, translated to MKRKLRMGMVGGGKDAFIGAVHRIAAFMDGKIELVCGAFSVDPEVSRQSGEDLFIAPDRVYANYEEMISKEAALPEGERMDFLTIVTPNFLHFGPAKLALENGFDVVVEKPMTVTLDEAKELQAIVESTGRTLCLTHTYSGYPMVKQAKAMVKDGHFGKIRKIVVEYPQGWLSRLSEREGNAGAAWRADPKKSGLSLVMGDIGTHAAHLAEYVTGLRITELCADLTTFVEGRLLDDDGSVLLRFEDGAKGVLMASQISAGEENAVRLRIYGEKGGLEWANEDPNNLIIKMLDQPRQIYRTGNAYAAPYTLSSFATHNTRIPAGHPEGLLESFANIYRNFAATASAKREGRTPTPEELDFPSVQDGVRGMAFVQNVVASNESNEKWTKFVL